The bacterium genomic sequence GTGTGGTCGTTTGTGGCGGCTATCTGGGCGATAAAATTCAACAAACTGTCGGTGATGGCAAACTGTTTGACATGAAGATTCGCTATTCCTTTGATGGACCAAAGCTTCTGGGAACAGGCGGCGCCATTCGTAAAGCCCTTCGTTTGCTCTCGGATCCTTTCTTTGTGTTGTATGGAGATTCTTACTTAGAGTGCGATTACGAAAAAATTCGGAGGGCATTTATCGAAAGCAAAAA encodes the following:
- a CDS encoding NTP transferase domain-containing protein; translation: MKDPTVAILAGGLATRLQSITQNIPKALIEIEGEPFLVHQLRLLHHHDIRRVVVCGGYLGDKIQQTVGDGKLFDMKIRYSFDGPKLLGTGGAIRKALRLLSDPFFVLYGDSYLECDYEKIRRAFIESK